A genomic window from Prunus persica cultivar Lovell chromosome G2, Prunus_persica_NCBIv2, whole genome shotgun sequence includes:
- the LOC18786793 gene encoding replication factor C subunit 3 → MSSPSIISRSSSFPRLKKTWPSQYTLPEDVPHANRSACSAPTLKIASVKLSWGRKIRRLIGRRGNSELTEQSLEVYNKTLVAENVVNHHKRVGQISLDDYYKGEIDDERSSKYSPYYIRGLTYPSIIVPKDPIANTPGHESNSSAVTWTSISTFFSGFKVREWSSCLGSRTKEYNKNLRPEMYTTIKPSTHSTVNASPKNSETSLVEESIERKEVMKSSNEYNKEKPLRERVRAATRPKNEIKVMNEAQKEYAWADKYQPLCLEDFICNKDKATQLQALARGGACGHFIFEGPPGVGKRTMIWAMLREAFGRDTIHAREEFKAFSLKGEMVGSIEVHVKQSPQHVEVNLSELKGYEKHVIVELMRETQDKTTNKALPCGLDNCRAIILYEADKLSTDALLYIKWLLERYKGCNKVFFCCSDVSKLQAIKSLCTVVELLPPSKTETVAVLKFIAKQEGIDLPQELAERFAENSKNNFCLAIRSFEATWKKCYPFKENQVILTGWEDNIADIAKNMIEEQSPKQLYIIRGKLQNLIVHGVCPEFIFQSLVAELKKHLDDSLQDRIESMYDEYNRNDENMFESDKYDHEEMSKRLNDHSRKSIKQFLRIEEFIAKFMSCYKGCTNTKSLPHDGPT, encoded by the exons ATGTCAAGCCCTTCAATAATCTCCCGCTCTTCCTCCTTCCCACGCCTCAAGAAAACCTGGCCTTCTCAGTACACTCTCCCAGAAGACGTCCCCCATGCAAACCGGTCTGCATGCTCAGCTCCCACATTGAAAATTGCGAGTGTCAAGCTCTCTTGGGGCAGGAAAATAAGAAGACTTATTGGGAGGAGGGGGAATTCAGAATTGACCGAGCAAAGCCTCGAGGTTTACAATAAGACACTTGTTGCGGAAAATGTGGTCAACCATCACAAGAGGGTAGGGCAAATTAGTCTGGACGACTATTACAAGGGTGAGATTGATGATGAAAGAAGCTCCAAGTATAGTCCCTATTACATCAGGGGACTGACGTATCCGAGCATCATTGTCCCTAAGGATCCAATTGCTAATACTCCCGGGCACGAAAGCAACAGCTCTGCTGTTACTTGGACCTCAATCTCCACCTTCTTTTCGGGATTCAAAGTGCGAGAGTGGAGCTCTTGCCTTGGTTCTAGAACCAAGGAGTACAACAAGAATCTTCGGCCTGAAATGTACACCACGATCAAACCCTCCACGCATTCAACAGTTAATGCTTCACCGAAGAATTCAGAGACGTCTTTGGTGGAGGAGAGCATAGAGAGGAAGGAGGTCATGAAGAGTAGCAATGAATATAACAAGGAGAAGCCATTGAGGGAGAGAGTTAGAGCAGCTACTAGACCAAAAAACGAAATAAAGGTGATGAATGAAGCTCAGAAGGAGTATGCGTGGGCAGACAAATACCAACCTCTGTGCTTAGAAGATTTCATATGCAATAAAGACAAAGCAACTCAGCTGCAGGCTTTG gCCAGAGGAGGAGCATGTGGGCATTTCATCTTTGAAGGACCACCGGGCGTGGGGAAGAGAACGATGATCTGGGCTATGCTTCGCGAGGCATTTGGACGTGACACAATACAT GCCAGGGAGGAATTCAAGGCATTTAGCTTGAAG GGTGAAATGGTTGGTAGTATAGAAGTACATGTAAAGCAATCCCCTCAACATGTAGAAGTGAATCTTTCTGAACTGAAGGGCTATGAGAAGCATGTGATTGTTGAACTCATGAGGGAAACACAGGACAAGACGACCAACAAAGCTTTGCCCTGCGGCCTCGACAACTGTCGag caATAATCTTATATGAGGCAGACAAGCTATCTACAGATGCCCTACTTTATATAAAGTGGCTATTAGAAAGGTATAAAGGGTGTAATAAGGTCTTCTTCTGCTGCTCTGATGTCTCAAAGCTTCAGGCAATCAAATCACTTTGCACTGTCGTTGAGCTTTTACCACCTTCAAAGACTGAG ACTGTTGCAGTTTTAAAGTTCATAGCTAAGCAAGAAGGCATAGATTTGCCACAGGAATTGGCTGAAAGGTTTGCTGAAAATTCTAAGAACAATTTCTGTCTAGCCATTCGATCATTCGAGGCTACATGGAAGAAATG CTATCCTTTCAAAGAAAATCAAGTCATTTTGACAGGTTGGGAAGATAATATTGCAGATATTGCCAAGAATATGATCGAAGAGCAAAGCCCAAAACA GCTATATATAATCCGTGGAAAGCTTCAAAATCTTATAGTGCATGGCGTATGCCCCGAATTCATATTCCAA TCCCTGGTTGCAGAGCTGAAGAAGCATTTGGATGATAGTTTGCAGGATCGAATTGAGAGTATGTACGATGAATACAAC AGGAATGACGAAAATATGTTTGAGAGTGACAAATATGATCATGAGGAAATGAGTAAAAGGCTTAACGATCATTCCAGAAAGTCTATTAAGCAGTTCTTGAGGATTGAAG AGTTTATAGCTAAATTCATGAGCTGCTATAAGGGTTGCACAAATACGAAATCTTTGCCCCATGACGGTCCAACATAA
- the LOC18787285 gene encoding uncharacterized protein LOC18787285 translates to MPPQTRRRLAQSVKRGRKMGRRAASRNEEMAHMPQGTNPSPERVEPRPEAPRLEMIEQTNSKLPEAPRLEMIQQTNSKLPIEEQGTKTSRKRPKRSDAVVRRSLRIQDSIVPTQNQNMEHVIEDTTVSEGENEDEQPALKMHGSTSGEKSLEEKVNYLVQLLDTMNSKARNKNSDFCESPASMYKSLYADSQKIKALETENHQLSLKLEVALAKLEAYENGTRAFSEMADKLKDLILVSNLAKATETAVNLSSQTARGACSRKKKTALGVVDPQEDVLSHLINPKGPTVEGPKIAAKRKK, encoded by the exons ATGCCCCCCCAAACCAGACGCAGACTTGCTCAATCTGTGAAAAGAGGGAGAAAGATGGGTAGGAGAGCTGCTTCAAGGAACGAAGAAATGGCTCACATG CCTCAAGGCACAAATCCCTCACCTGAAAGAGTGGAACCGCGGCCTGAAGCTCCGCGTTTGGAGATGATAGAGCAAACTAACTCAAAGCTTCCTGAAGCTCCACGTTTGGAGATGATACAGCAAACTAACTCAAAGCTTCCAATTGAAGAACAAGGTACCAAAACATCTAGGAAAAGGCCAAAGCGCTCTGATGCTGTTGTTAGGCGATCTTTACGTATCCAAGACAGTATTGTGCCTACTCAAAATCAGAATATGGAGCATGTGATTGAAGATACAACCGTTAGCGAAGGTGAAAATGAAGATGAGCAGCCTGCTCTTAAAATGCACGGGTCAACCTCAGGGGAGAAAAGCTtggaagaaaaagttaacTATCTTGTACAACTGTTGGATACAATGAACTCAAAG GCAAGGAATAAAAACTCCGACTTCTGCGAAAGCCCAGCTTCAATGTACAAAAGCTTGTATGCAGATTCCCAAAAG ATTAAGGCGTTAGAAACTGAAAACCATCAACTTTCTTTGAAGTTGGAAGTTGCTCTTGCCAAACTTGAAGCA TATGAGAATGGGACTCGTGCTTTCTCTGAAATGGCTGATAAATTGAAGGATTTGATTTTAGTCTCAAATTTGGCAAAAGCTACTGAAACTGCAGTAAATCTGTCATCTCAAACAGCACGTGGAGCTTGTtctcgaaaaaaaaaaacagcactTGGAGTTGTTGATCCTCAGGAGGACGTGCTCTCACATTTAATTAATCCAAAAGGGCCAACTGTTGAAGGACCAAAAATTGCTGCtaagagaaagaaataa
- the LOC18786050 gene encoding AT-hook motif nuclear-localized protein 23: MAGLDLGSASRFVHQQLQIPDLHLQRPPDSDDDHNTPNRNNLFSSDHHQNDVDDDNPHHQGLDLVTPNPGSGDSGGRRSRGRPPGSRNKPKPPVIITRESANTLRAHILEVSSGCDVFDSVGTYARKRQRGICVLSGSGMVTNVSLRQPAAAGAVVTLHGRFEILSLTGSFLPPPAPPGATSLTIFLAGGSGQVMGGNVVGALIASGPVIVIASSFTNVAYERLPLEEEDQLQMQQPVPQSSGGGGSGGGGGGGGVTNPFPDPSSGLPFFNLPLNNMPHQLQVDSWGGNSAGRPPY, translated from the coding sequence ATGGCTGGCTTAGACTTGGGCTCAGCATCTCGCTTTGTTCATCAGCAGCTCCAAATCCCCGACCTCCACCTCCAAAGACCACCGGATTCTGATGATGATCACAACACCCCCAACCGCAACAACCTTTTCTCCTCCGACCAccaccaaaacgacgtcgATGATGACAACCCTCATCATCAAGGGCTTGATCTTGTGACCCCGAACCCTGGTTCGGGGGATTCTGGAGGTCGACGCTCCAGAGGTCGACCTCCAGGATCAAGGAATAAGCCCAAACCACCCGTGATCATAACTCGGGAGAGCGCAAACACTTTGCGAGCTCATATTTTGGAGGTCAGCAGTGGCTGTGATGTGTTTGATTCCGTTGGAACATATGCCAGAAAAAGGCAGAGAGGGATTTGTGTGCTGAGTGGGAGTGGTATGGTAACCAACGTGAGCCTGCGTCAACCAGCTGCGGCTGGCGCAGTTGTCACGCTGCACGGCAGATTTGAGATTCTGTCGTTGACAGGCTCGTTTCTACCGCCCCCTGCGCCACCCGGGGCCACTAGCCTGACCATATTTTTGGCTGGTGGTTCGGGCCAGGTTATGGGTGGAAATGTTGTAGGAGCACTCATAGCATCTGGGCCTGTTATTGTCATAGCCTCATCGTTTACCAACGTAGCCTATGAGAGGTTGCCCTTGGAGGAAGAGGATCAGCTGCAGATGCAGCAGCCTGTGCCGCAGTCTTCGGGCGGCGGAGGCAGTggtggcggcggcggcggtGGAGGAGTAACCAACCCCTTTCCAGATCCGTCTTCGGGGCTTCCCTTCTTCAATCTTCCGCTCAATAACATGCCTCATCAGCTGCAGGTTGATAGTTGGGGAGGAAACTCGGCCGGGCGGCCGCCTTATTGA
- the LOC109947719 gene encoding heavy metal-associated isoprenylated plant protein 4 isoform X2, whose product MAAKDGAKEKDKDKEKDEKKEKEKDGGVINAVYKVNLHCRQCGREIKKPLMATPGVHNVEVDMEKGEIKAKGVFDPVQIQKRLEKLCKKKIELVSPKIQIKETPVIEKKIVKEPKEPISRTILVKVNMHCNKCEQDLKKKLIKRKVEGTIEPEKLVSYLRKKVHKHAEIVPPKPEKKEETKEKEKGASKPEEKKEETKEKEKGASKPAEKKEETKEKENGASKPAEKQEEKKEKEKEKDSGEKSSEPITRVVEAKEDMQVVEVKPKESNAPYFIHYVYAPQTFSDENPNACYIM is encoded by the exons ATGGCAGCAAAAGATGGAGCTAAGGAgaaagacaaagacaaagaaaaagatgaaaagaaagaaaaggagaaagatggTGGAGTAATCAATGCTGTTTACAAAGTCAACCTGCACTGCCGGCAGTGTGGACGTGAGATCAAGAAGCCACTTATGGCTACCCCAG GGGTTCACAATGTAGAGGTAGATATGGAGAAAGGAGAGATAAAGGCAAAAGGCGTTTTCGACCCAGTACAAATTCAGAAACGGCTAGAGAAGCTTTGCAAGAAAAAGATTGAGTTGGTATCACCCAAAATTCAGATCAAGGAAACCCCCgttatagagaaaaaaatagtgaAGGAACCAAAAGAA CCTATTTCACGGACAATATTGGTGAAGGTAAACATGCATTGCAACAAATGTGAGCAAGATCTGAAGAAGAAGTTAATAAAGAGAAAAG TGGAAGGAACAATCGAGCCAGAAAAACTAGTATCGTATTTACGAAAAAAGGTGCACAAACATGCAGAAATTGTGCCCCCAAAAccagagaaaaaggaagaaacaaaagagaaggagaagggtGCCTCAAAaccagaagagaaaaaggaagaaacaaaagagaaggagaagggcGCCTCAAAACCAgcagagaaaaaggaagaaacaaaagagaaggagaatgGCGCCTCAAAACCAGCAGAGAAAcaggaggaaaagaaagagaaagagaaagagaaagacagTGGTGAGAAATCTTCTGAACCAATCACCAGGGTCGTAGAAGCTAAGGAAGATATGCAGGTGGTGGAGGTTAAACCAAAAGAGAGCAACGCTCCATATTTTATTCACTATGTCTATGCTCCACAAACGTTTAGTGATGAAAATCCAAATGCTTGTTATATAATGTAA
- the LOC109947719 gene encoding heavy metal-associated isoprenylated plant protein 4 isoform X1 — translation MAAKDGAKEKDKDKEKDEKKEKEKDGGVINAVYKVNLHCRQCGREIKKPLMATPGVHNVEVDMEKGEIKAKGVFDPVQIQKRLEKLCKKKIELVSPKIQIKETPVIEKKIVKEPKEPISRTILVKVNMHCNKCEQDLKKKLIKRKGIHNVKTDMKAQTLTVEGTIEPEKLVSYLRKKVHKHAEIVPPKPEKKEETKEKEKGASKPEEKKEETKEKEKGASKPAEKKEETKEKENGASKPAEKQEEKKEKEKEKDSGEKSSEPITRVVEAKEDMQVVEVKPKESNAPYFIHYVYAPQTFSDENPNACYIM, via the exons ATGGCAGCAAAAGATGGAGCTAAGGAgaaagacaaagacaaagaaaaagatgaaaagaaagaaaaggagaaagatggTGGAGTAATCAATGCTGTTTACAAAGTCAACCTGCACTGCCGGCAGTGTGGACGTGAGATCAAGAAGCCACTTATGGCTACCCCAG GGGTTCACAATGTAGAGGTAGATATGGAGAAAGGAGAGATAAAGGCAAAAGGCGTTTTCGACCCAGTACAAATTCAGAAACGGCTAGAGAAGCTTTGCAAGAAAAAGATTGAGTTGGTATCACCCAAAATTCAGATCAAGGAAACCCCCgttatagagaaaaaaatagtgaAGGAACCAAAAGAA CCTATTTCACGGACAATATTGGTGAAGGTAAACATGCATTGCAACAAATGTGAGCAAGATCTGAAGAAGAAGTTAATAAAGAGAAAAG GTATTCACAATGTTAAAACTGACATGAAAGCACAAACTCTGACAGTGGAAGGAACAATCGAGCCAGAAAAACTAGTATCGTATTTACGAAAAAAGGTGCACAAACATGCAGAAATTGTGCCCCCAAAAccagagaaaaaggaagaaacaaaagagaaggagaagggtGCCTCAAAaccagaagagaaaaaggaagaaacaaaagagaaggagaagggcGCCTCAAAACCAgcagagaaaaaggaagaaacaaaagagaaggagaatgGCGCCTCAAAACCAGCAGAGAAAcaggaggaaaagaaagagaaagagaaagagaaagacagTGGTGAGAAATCTTCTGAACCAATCACCAGGGTCGTAGAAGCTAAGGAAGATATGCAGGTGGTGGAGGTTAAACCAAAAGAGAGCAACGCTCCATATTTTATTCACTATGTCTATGCTCCACAAACGTTTAGTGATGAAAATCCAAATGCTTGTTATATAATGTAA
- the LOC18786970 gene encoding ent-kaurenoic acid oxidase 1 — protein MLGLVLGVGRELGSSMWVVLLCSLGALVALKWLLQNANSWYYETPLGEKKYSLPPGDLGWPFIGNMWSFLRAFKSSNPEAFLNSMVSRFGRTGIYKTFMFGSPSIIVTTPEASKKVLTDDEAFKPGWPISTEELIGKNSFTSISFEEHKRLRKLTAAPVNGYEALSVYTTYIEERVISSLEKWSKMGEIEFLTQLRKLTFRIIMYIFLSSESEPVMEALEKEYTILNYGVRAMAINLPGFAYHKALKARKNLVSAFQSIVDDRRAQRKAGNYVAKKKDMMDALLDVVDDDGRKLTDAEIIDVLLMYLNAGHESSGHTMMWAAVFLQKHPKFFQKAKAEQEEIVKRRPPTQKGMTFKEYREMEYLSQVIDETLRVVTFSLTVFREAKKDVNINGYSVPKGWKVLVWFRSIHYDSEIYPNPLEFNPDRWDNYTPKPLTFLPFGAGSRLCPGNDLAKLEIAIFLHHFLLNYKMEPTNPDGPLMYLPHTRPKDNCLARIKKCGSA, from the exons AtgttgggtttggttttgggAGTTGGAAGGGAGCTTGGTTCCTCCATGTGGGTGGTCCTTTTGTGCAGCCTTGGTGCTCTTGTGGCCCTCAAATGGCTTCTGCAGAATGCAAATTCCTGGTACTATGAAACCCCGCTGGGTGAAAAGAAGTACTCTCTCCCTCCTGGTGACTTGGGCTGGCCTTTCATTGGCAACATGTGGTCTTTTCTAAGAGCTTTCAAGTCCTCCAACCCTGAAGCCTTCCTCAACTCCATGGTTTCCAG GTTTGGTCGTACTGGAATCTACAAAACCTTCATGTTTGGGAGCCCAAGTATCATCGTTACAACGCCTGAAGCAAGTAAAAAAGTTTTGACAGATGATGAGGCATTTAAACCCGGGTGGCCTATTTCCACAGAGGAACTAATTGGAAAGAACTCATTCACTAGTATATCGTTTGAAGAACACAAACGTCTACGAAAGCTAACAGCAGCTCCAGTCAATGGTTATGAAGCATTGTCCGTGTACACGACGTATATCGAAGAGAGGGTCATATCATCTTTGGAGAAATGGTCCAAAATGGGAGAAATAGAGTTCTTAACTCAACTCAGAAAGCTTACTTTCAGGATTATCATGTACATCTTTCTCAGCTCAGAGAGCGAGCCAGTCATGGAGGCTCTGGAGAAGGAATATACAATTCTTAACTATGGAGTTAGAGCCATGGCAATCAATCTTCCGGGATTTGCATACCATAAAGCACTTAAG gCTCGGAAAAATCTTGTCTCTGCATTTCAATCCATTGTGGACGACCGCAGAGCTCAAAGGAAGGCCGGAAACTACGtggcaaagaagaaagatatgATGGATGCTCTGCTAGATGTTGTTGATGACGATGGAAGAAAACTTACAGATGCGGAAATTATAGATGTTCTGTTAATGTATTTGAATGCGGGCCATGAATCTTCTGGCCATACAATGATGTGGGCCGCCGTTTTCCTacaaaaacacccaaaatTTTTCCAGAAAGCTAAG GCAGAGCAAGAAGAGATTGTAAAAAGGAGGCCACCAACACAGAAGGGCATGACGTTTAAGGAATATCGTGAAATGGAGTATCTTTCCCAG GTGATTGATGAAACTCTTCGTGTCGTAACATTCTCCCTTACCGTTTTTCGAGAGGCAAAGAAAGATGTCAATATAAACG GTTATAGTGTTCCTAAGGGCTGGAAAGTTTTGGTCTGGTTCAGGAGCATTCACTATGATTCTGAAATATATCCAAATCCATTGGAATTCAACCCTGATCGATGGGAT AACTACACGCCCAAACCATTAACTTTTCTTCCCTTTGGAGCTGGAAGCCGGCTGTGCCCCGGAAATGATCTTGCTAAGCTGGAAATCGCTATCTTCCTTCACCATTTCCTCCTTAACTATAA GATGGAACCTACAAATCCGGACGGCCCATTGATGTACTTGCCACACACTAGACCAAAAGACAATTGCTTGGCAAGAATCAAGAAATGTGGATCTGCATAG